One genomic region from Streptomyces venezuelae encodes:
- a CDS encoding lysophospholipid acyltransferase family protein — translation MSRLAIIKAVLGPVMRLMFRPRVEGAENIPGDGPVILAGNHLTFIDSMIMPICLDRQVFFIGKDEYVTGKGIKGRAMAWFFTSVGMIPVDRDGGRGGVAALMTGRRVLEEGKIFSIYPEGTRSPDGRLYRGRTGIARLTLMTGAPVVPFAMIGTDKIQPGGAGLPRPGKVTVRFGEPMEFSRYDGMDRDRYVLRAVTDSVMAEVMRLSGQEYVDMYATKAKAA, via the coding sequence TTGTCCCGTCTCGCGATCATCAAGGCAGTGCTCGGGCCGGTCATGCGCCTGATGTTCCGCCCCCGCGTGGAGGGCGCCGAGAACATCCCCGGTGACGGTCCCGTCATCCTCGCGGGCAACCACCTGACCTTCATCGACTCGATGATCATGCCGATCTGCCTGGACCGTCAGGTCTTCTTCATCGGCAAGGACGAGTACGTGACGGGCAAGGGCATCAAGGGCCGGGCGATGGCCTGGTTCTTCACCAGCGTCGGCATGATCCCGGTGGACCGGGACGGCGGGCGCGGCGGTGTGGCGGCGCTGATGACCGGGCGGCGGGTCCTGGAGGAGGGCAAGATCTTCTCGATCTACCCGGAGGGCACCCGCTCCCCCGACGGCCGGCTGTACCGGGGCCGTACGGGCATCGCGCGCCTCACGCTGATGACCGGAGCGCCGGTGGTGCCGTTCGCGATGATCGGCACCGACAAGATCCAGCCGGGCGGGGCGGGGCTGCCGCGCCCGGGCAAGGTGACGGTCCGCTTCGGCGAGCCGATGGAGTTCTCGCGGTACGACGGGATGGACCGCGACCGGTACGTCCTGCGGGCGGTGACGGACTCGGTGATGGCCGAGGTGATGCGGCTCTCCGGGCAGGAGTACGTGGACATGTACGCCACCAAGGCGAAGGCCGCGTGA
- a CDS encoding TetR/AcrR family transcriptional regulator has product MSVDRTQVLRAAAALLSRKATATMDEVARAAGIGRATLHRQFAGRDALVRALEELGIQELEAAQDRARTGEGPADEAVRRLVAEVEPVAPLLSFLVTENQLFEGDQQNEGWARLDARVSDLFRRGQEEGTFRIDLTPAWLTEAFYGLIGSGAWAVQDGRVAAKDFQYMIVELLLGGARRSVEK; this is encoded by the coding sequence ATGTCAGTCGATCGCACCCAGGTGCTCCGTGCCGCAGCCGCCCTGCTCTCCCGCAAGGCGACCGCCACCATGGACGAGGTCGCGCGGGCCGCCGGGATCGGTCGGGCCACGCTGCACCGGCAGTTCGCCGGGCGGGACGCGCTCGTGCGGGCGCTCGAAGAGCTCGGGATCCAGGAGCTGGAGGCGGCTCAGGACCGGGCGCGGACCGGCGAAGGTCCCGCGGACGAGGCCGTACGGAGGCTCGTCGCCGAGGTGGAACCCGTCGCGCCCCTGCTGTCGTTCCTCGTGACCGAGAACCAGCTCTTCGAGGGCGACCAGCAGAACGAAGGCTGGGCCCGCCTCGACGCCCGGGTCTCCGACCTCTTCCGGCGCGGCCAGGAAGAGGGCACCTTCCGGATCGACCTGACCCCCGCCTGGCTCACCGAGGCCTTCTACGGGCTCATCGGTTCCGGCGCCTGGGCCGTGCAGGACGGCCGGGTCGCCGCCAAGGACTTCCAGTACATGATCGTCGAGCTGCTGCTCGGCGGAGCGCGCAGGAGCGTGGAGAAGTGA
- the argH gene encoding argininosuccinate lyase encodes MSSNNGDVRLWGGRFADGPAEALAKLSASVHFDWRLAPYDIAGSRAHARVLHKAGLLTEDELTRMLAGLDQLEGDVADGSFVGTIADEDVHTALERGLLERLGPDLGGKLRAGRSRNDQVATLFRMYLRDHARIIGGLVAELQDALVGLAETHADVAMPGRTHLQHAQPVLFAHHVLAHAQSLSRDAERLRQWDTRTAVSPYGSGALAGSSLGLDPEAVAKDLGFERGSVGNSIDGTASRDFVAEFAFITAMIGVNLSRIAEEIIIWNTKEFSFVTLHDAFSTGSSIMPQKKNPDIAELARGKSGRLIGNLTGLLATLKALPLAYNRDLQEDKEPVFDSCDQLEVLLPAFTGMMATLTVNRERMEELAPAGFSLATDIAEWLVKQGVPFRVAHEVAGECVKVAESEGKELDELTDEQFAKISEHLTPEVRTVLNVPGALASRDGRGGTAPSAVATQLVEVKADLVIQHAWATAKQK; translated from the coding sequence GTGAGCAGCAACAACGGTGACGTCCGGCTCTGGGGCGGCCGGTTCGCCGACGGCCCCGCCGAGGCCCTTGCGAAGCTGTCCGCGTCGGTCCACTTCGACTGGCGTCTCGCGCCGTACGACATCGCCGGCTCCCGCGCCCACGCGCGTGTGCTGCACAAGGCGGGCCTGCTCACCGAGGACGAGCTGACCCGCATGCTCGCGGGCCTCGACCAGCTGGAGGGTGACGTCGCCGACGGCTCCTTCGTCGGCACCATTGCCGACGAGGACGTCCACACCGCGCTGGAGCGTGGCCTGCTGGAGCGGCTCGGCCCGGACCTCGGCGGCAAGCTGCGCGCCGGCCGGTCCCGGAACGACCAGGTCGCCACCCTCTTCCGGATGTACCTCCGGGATCACGCCCGGATCATCGGCGGCCTCGTCGCCGAGCTCCAGGACGCCCTGGTCGGCCTCGCCGAGACGCACGCGGACGTCGCCATGCCCGGCCGTACGCACCTCCAGCACGCGCAGCCGGTGCTCTTCGCCCACCACGTCCTGGCCCACGCCCAGTCCCTCTCGCGGGACGCCGAGCGGCTGCGGCAGTGGGACACCCGGACGGCCGTCTCCCCGTACGGCTCCGGCGCCCTCGCGGGCTCCTCGCTCGGGCTCGACCCGGAGGCGGTCGCCAAGGACCTCGGCTTCGAGCGCGGTTCGGTCGGCAACTCGATCGACGGCACGGCCTCGCGCGACTTCGTGGCGGAGTTCGCCTTCATCACGGCGATGATCGGGGTGAACCTCTCCCGGATCGCGGAGGAGATCATCATCTGGAACACGAAGGAGTTCTCCTTCGTGACCCTGCACGACGCCTTCTCCACCGGCTCGTCGATCATGCCGCAGAAGAAGAACCCGGACATCGCCGAGCTGGCGCGGGGCAAGTCGGGCCGCCTCATCGGCAACCTGACGGGCCTGCTCGCCACCCTCAAGGCCCTCCCGCTCGCGTACAACCGCGACCTCCAGGAGGACAAGGAGCCGGTCTTCGACTCCTGCGACCAGCTGGAGGTCCTGCTCCCCGCCTTCACCGGCATGATGGCCACGCTCACGGTCAACCGCGAGCGCATGGAGGAACTGGCCCCGGCCGGCTTCTCGCTCGCCACCGACATCGCCGAGTGGCTGGTCAAGCAGGGCGTGCCGTTCCGGGTGGCGCACGAGGTCGCCGGCGAGTGCGTGAAGGTCGCCGAGTCCGAGGGCAAGGAGCTGGACGAGCTCACGGACGAGCAGTTCGCCAAGATCTCCGAGCACCTCACCCCCGAGGTCCGCACGGTCCTCAACGTCCCCGGCGCCCTCGCCTCCCGCGACGGCCGCGGCGGCACCGCCCCCTCGGCGGTCGCCACCCAGCTCGTCGAGGTCAAGGCGGACCTGGTGATCCAGCACGCCTGGGCCACCGCCAAGCAGAAGTAG
- a CDS encoding MFS transporter, with protein sequence MSISTIKHPDHIEGVRRPGRWLALSVLVLAVLLVAVDATVLGLATPFLSEDLEPSGTQLLWIGDVYSFVIAGLLVSMGSLGDRIGRKKLLLIGATAFGAVSVLNAYATSPEMMIVARALLGVAGATLMPSTLALIRNLFHDPRERSLAIGIWGAMASAGAAVGPVVGGFLLEHFWWGSVFLINLPVMAVLVLVGIKLIPESKNPHPGPWDLPSVGLSLVGMIGIVYAVKELASHGPSLDAGAAALIGAGALTWFVRRQLTLPAPLLDMRLFRNRGFSGAVLADLLTILGLSGLVFFLSQFFQLVQGRQPLEAGLAELPAAVGAVTAGLIAGLVARRFSVRAVVAGGLAAVGLSLAVLTTLDQKTGYPLLGAALLVVGVGAGFAFTVTADVILSSVPKEQAGSASAVSETAYELGAALGIAVLGSIVTGVYQGFATPAGVPSEVASAAHESLGGAVEASGTLAPDTATALVTAAQDAFVDGLRIAAGVGAAVLLATAVAAWFLLRGQKLADGVEH encoded by the coding sequence GTGAGCATCAGCACCATCAAGCACCCGGACCATATCGAGGGCGTGCGCCGCCCCGGTCGGTGGCTCGCCCTTTCCGTTCTCGTCCTGGCCGTCCTCCTCGTGGCGGTCGACGCCACGGTGCTGGGCCTCGCCACCCCCTTCCTCTCCGAGGACCTCGAACCCTCCGGCACCCAGCTGCTCTGGATCGGCGACGTCTACTCGTTCGTCATCGCCGGACTCCTGGTCTCGATGGGCAGCCTCGGCGACCGCATCGGCCGCAAGAAGCTGCTGCTGATCGGCGCCACCGCCTTCGGCGCCGTCTCCGTGCTGAACGCCTACGCGACCAGCCCCGAGATGATGATCGTGGCCCGCGCGCTCCTCGGCGTCGCCGGCGCCACTCTGATGCCGTCCACCCTGGCGCTCATCCGGAACCTCTTCCACGACCCGCGCGAGCGCAGCCTCGCCATCGGCATCTGGGGCGCCATGGCCTCGGCCGGTGCCGCCGTCGGACCGGTCGTCGGCGGATTCCTCCTGGAGCACTTCTGGTGGGGCTCGGTCTTCCTCATCAACCTGCCCGTCATGGCGGTCCTCGTCCTCGTCGGCATCAAGCTGATCCCCGAGTCGAAGAACCCGCACCCGGGCCCCTGGGACCTCCCCAGCGTCGGCCTGTCCCTCGTCGGCATGATCGGCATCGTGTACGCCGTCAAGGAGCTGGCCTCGCACGGCCCCTCCCTGGACGCCGGTGCCGCTGCCCTCATCGGTGCCGGAGCCCTGACCTGGTTCGTCCGCCGGCAGCTCACCCTGCCCGCGCCGCTCCTCGACATGCGCCTCTTCCGCAACCGCGGATTCTCCGGCGCCGTCCTCGCCGACCTGCTGACCATCCTCGGCCTCTCCGGCCTGGTCTTCTTCCTGTCCCAGTTCTTCCAGCTGGTCCAGGGCCGCCAGCCCCTGGAGGCCGGTCTCGCCGAGCTCCCCGCCGCGGTCGGCGCGGTCACGGCCGGACTGATCGCAGGCCTCGTGGCCCGTCGCTTCTCCGTACGGGCCGTGGTGGCCGGCGGCCTCGCGGCGGTCGGCCTCTCCCTCGCCGTCCTGACGACGCTCGACCAGAAGACCGGCTACCCGCTGCTCGGCGCCGCCCTGCTCGTCGTCGGCGTGGGCGCCGGATTCGCGTTCACCGTCACCGCCGACGTGATCCTCTCCAGCGTCCCCAAGGAGCAGGCCGGTTCCGCCTCCGCCGTCTCCGAGACGGCATACGAGCTCGGCGCCGCCCTCGGCATCGCCGTCCTCGGCTCCATCGTGACCGGCGTCTACCAGGGCTTCGCCACCCCGGCCGGCGTCCCCTCCGAGGTCGCGTCGGCCGCCCACGAGTCGCTCGGCGGCGCGGTCGAGGCCTCCGGCACCCTCGCGCCGGACACCGCGACGGCCCTGGTCACGGCGGCGCAGGACGCGTTCGTCGACGGCCTGCGGATCGCGGCAGGCGTCGGCGCCGCGGTCCTCCTCGCGACGGCGGTCGCGGCCTGGTTCCTGCTCAGGGGCCAGAAGCTGGCGGACGGCGTCGAGCACTGA
- a CDS encoding glycerophosphodiester phosphodiesterase: MTQGERRTPARRTVLGAAGAAAVLGASTALPTGTAHAAEVRGEGHGHGYRSLPVPTVIAHRGASGYRPEHTLGSYRHALDLGAHVIEQDLVPTRDGHLVCRHENDITGTTDVADHPEFASRRTSKSVDGTTFTGWFTEDFTLAELKTLRAKERIPGTRQENTLYDGRWTIPTFEEVLRWAEEEGRRRGRDVWLHVETKHPTYFRSLGLGLEERLAKLLRRYGRHRANSPVFLQSFEPSSIQRLAKLVDSPGVVLLSAASSRPWDFVQAGDPRTVADLVTPAGLSWIASYAKGIGPTLDLVIPKDATGRLGTPTTLVRDAHAEGLILHPYTHRNENSFLPADFRRGTDPTAYGDSFGALKRYLETGIDGIFSDNPDTALLAAADFTAAARG, encoded by the coding sequence ATGACCCAGGGCGAGCGCCGGACCCCGGCACGGCGGACCGTTCTCGGAGCGGCCGGAGCCGCTGCGGTACTGGGGGCCTCGACGGCCCTCCCCACGGGCACCGCCCACGCCGCCGAGGTCCGGGGCGAGGGCCACGGCCACGGCTACCGCTCCCTCCCGGTCCCCACCGTCATCGCCCACCGCGGCGCCAGCGGCTACCGCCCCGAGCACACCCTCGGCTCCTACCGGCACGCCCTCGACCTCGGCGCCCACGTCATCGAGCAGGACCTCGTCCCCACCCGCGACGGGCACCTCGTCTGCCGCCACGAGAACGACATCACCGGGACCACCGACGTCGCCGACCACCCCGAGTTCGCCTCCCGCAGGACCAGCAAGAGCGTCGACGGCACCACGTTCACCGGCTGGTTCACCGAGGACTTCACGCTCGCCGAGCTCAAGACGCTGCGGGCGAAGGAGCGGATCCCCGGCACCCGCCAGGAGAACACCCTCTACGACGGCCGCTGGACGATCCCCACCTTCGAGGAGGTGCTGCGCTGGGCCGAGGAGGAGGGCCGCCGCCGGGGCCGCGACGTCTGGCTGCACGTCGAGACCAAGCACCCCACCTACTTCCGCTCCCTCGGCCTCGGCCTGGAGGAGCGGCTCGCCAAGCTCCTGCGCCGGTACGGACGCCACCGCGCGAACTCCCCGGTCTTCCTCCAGTCCTTCGAGCCCAGCAGCATCCAGCGCCTGGCGAAGCTGGTCGACTCCCCGGGAGTGGTCCTGCTCTCCGCCGCGAGCAGCCGCCCCTGGGACTTCGTCCAGGCCGGGGACCCGCGCACGGTCGCCGACCTGGTCACGCCCGCGGGCCTGAGCTGGATCGCCTCGTACGCGAAGGGCATCGGCCCCACGCTCGACCTGGTGATCCCGAAGGACGCGACCGGGCGCCTCGGCACCCCGACCACCCTCGTCCGCGACGCGCACGCCGAGGGGCTGATCCTGCACCCGTACACGCACCGCAACGAGAACAGCTTCCTGCCCGCCGACTTCCGCCGGGGCACGGACCCGACGGCCTACGGCGACTCCTTCGGCGCCCTGAAGCGGTACCTGGAGACGGGGATCGACGGCATCTTCTCCGA
- a CDS encoding L,D-transpeptidase, translated as MRVFLALGAALLSLGAAPAPVPPPLPARMADTGGGSQLITAEAARTGATTGTLTWWDRRGGRWVKAGSAPARFGASGLVEGARRRQGTNTTPTGLYRLPYAFGVRARPAGTRFPYVRVTERSWWCQDNDSRAYNRRVEGLPRDCRAAEAEHLVSYGTQYAHALVVGFNYDRPVRGRGAGIFLHVNGRGATAGCVSVPADAMRAVLAWADPARRPHIAVGTRSGPTAITRY; from the coding sequence ATGCGCGTCTTCCTCGCCCTCGGTGCCGCCCTGCTCTCCCTGGGCGCCGCCCCCGCCCCCGTACCCCCGCCGCTGCCCGCGCGGATGGCGGACACCGGCGGGGGCTCGCAGCTGATCACGGCCGAGGCCGCCCGTACGGGTGCCACCACGGGGACGCTCACCTGGTGGGACCGGCGCGGCGGGCGGTGGGTGAAGGCCGGTTCCGCGCCCGCGCGCTTCGGCGCCAGCGGGCTCGTCGAGGGGGCCCGGCGCCGGCAGGGCACGAACACCACGCCCACCGGGCTCTACCGGCTGCCGTACGCCTTCGGGGTGCGGGCACGGCCCGCCGGGACCCGCTTCCCGTACGTCCGGGTCACCGAGCGCTCCTGGTGGTGCCAGGACAACGACTCCCGTGCGTACAACCGACGGGTCGAGGGCCTGCCCCGGGACTGCCGGGCCGCCGAGGCCGAGCACCTCGTCTCGTACGGCACGCAGTACGCGCACGCGCTCGTCGTCGGCTTCAACTACGACCGTCCGGTGCGCGGACGCGGCGCCGGGATCTTTCTGCACGTCAACGGCCGTGGTGCGACGGCCGGTTGCGTCTCCGTACCGGCCGACGCCATGCGCGCGGTCCTCGCCTGGGCGGACCCCGCGCGCCGGCCGCACATCGCCGTCGGCACGCGGAGCGGTCCGACGGCGATCACCCGGTACTGA